A region of Veillonellaceae bacterium DNA encodes the following proteins:
- a CDS encoding polyribonucleotide nucleotidyltransferase, which produces MFKTFQMELAGRQLVVETGKMAKQANGAALIRYGDTVVLVTSTGSKEAREGTDFFPLTVDYEEKMYAVGKMPGGFLRREGRPGNSAILNARLIDRPIRPLFDKRCRNDVHVVATVLSVDYDNAPELCGMLGASVSLGISDIPWDGPIAGVRVGKVNGEYVINPTQEQMEASTMNVTVAGSEEAIMMVEGGAKEAPEEEVLDAIMFGHESIKELCRFQKQIIAEVGKPKRTLVFADIPAEIEEAVEAYAADALKKAVFDADKLRRDGNIDAVKKDAKEHFAEIYPDNGADVAESLDHLTKKIVRKMISNEHIRPDGRKLDEIRHITCEVGLLPRVHGSALFTRGQTQALSITTLAPMSETQTIDDLTPVTEKRYIHQYNFPSYSVGETKGSRGPGRREIGHGALAERALLPVIPSVDEFPYAIRVVSEILESNGSSSQASVCGSTMSLLNAGVPLKAPVAGIAMGLIEDGGNFSILSDIQGMEDALGDMDFKVAGTAKGITAIQMDIKVHGLSRDILLAALKQAHEGRLFILGKIAECIDKPAEHLSAYAPKIITITIPVEKIRDVIGSGGKTINKIIAETGVKMDVEEDGRIYIASPDEDAANKARKIVESLTKEVQVGETYLGKVTKLMKFGAFVEILPGKEGLVHVSQLALHRVEKPEDVVKEGDEIMVKVTEIDDKGRINLSRKALLLEKKQ; this is translated from the coding sequence ATGTTTAAGACATTTCAAATGGAACTTGCCGGCCGACAGTTAGTTGTTGAAACTGGTAAAATGGCAAAACAAGCAAATGGAGCTGCGTTAATTCGCTATGGTGATACAGTCGTACTCGTAACTTCTACAGGAAGCAAAGAAGCACGTGAAGGAACAGATTTCTTCCCTCTGACCGTAGACTATGAAGAAAAGATGTATGCTGTAGGTAAAATGCCGGGAGGATTCCTGCGCAGAGAAGGAAGACCAGGAAATTCTGCGATTTTGAACGCACGCCTGATCGACCGCCCTATTCGTCCGCTTTTTGATAAAAGATGCCGCAATGATGTGCATGTAGTTGCGACTGTACTCTCTGTTGATTATGACAATGCGCCGGAGCTTTGCGGTATGCTTGGCGCATCCGTTTCCCTGGGAATTTCTGATATTCCGTGGGATGGACCTATTGCAGGTGTCAGAGTTGGCAAAGTTAACGGTGAATATGTCATCAACCCGACTCAGGAACAGATGGAAGCATCTACTATGAATGTAACTGTTGCCGGTTCCGAAGAAGCTATCATGATGGTTGAAGGCGGCGCTAAGGAAGCTCCGGAAGAAGAAGTTCTGGATGCCATCATGTTCGGACATGAAAGCATAAAGGAACTTTGCCGCTTCCAGAAGCAGATTATTGCTGAAGTCGGCAAACCGAAACGTACTCTTGTATTTGCTGATATCCCGGCAGAAATTGAAGAAGCAGTAGAAGCTTATGCAGCTGATGCTCTCAAAAAGGCTGTTTTTGATGCAGATAAATTGAGACGTGATGGCAATATCGATGCTGTCAAGAAAGATGCAAAGGAACACTTTGCTGAAATTTATCCGGACAATGGCGCAGACGTTGCAGAAAGTCTCGATCATTTGACAAAGAAGATCGTCCGCAAGATGATTTCCAACGAACATATCCGTCCGGATGGAAGAAAGCTGGATGAAATCCGTCATATTACCTGCGAAGTAGGACTTCTTCCACGTGTTCATGGCTCTGCACTCTTTACCCGCGGCCAGACACAGGCCCTGTCCATTACCACACTGGCTCCTATGTCTGAAACACAGACTATTGATGATCTGACACCTGTTACAGAAAAGAGATATATTCATCAGTATAACTTCCCGTCTTACAGCGTAGGCGAGACAAAGGGCTCCCGCGGTCCTGGCCGTCGTGAAATCGGTCATGGCGCTCTTGCTGAAAGAGCTCTGCTTCCGGTTATTCCTTCTGTAGATGAATTCCCATATGCAATCCGTGTCGTTTCTGAAATTCTTGAATCCAACGGCTCCTCTTCCCAGGCTTCCGTCTGCGGAAGCACCATGTCCCTGCTGAATGCAGGCGTACCGCTGAAAGCTCCGGTTGCAGGCATTGCTATGGGTCTGATCGAAGATGGCGGCAACTTCAGCATCCTTTCCGATATCCAGGGCATGGAAGATGCTCTTGGTGATATGGACTTCAAGGTAGCAGGAACAGCAAAGGGCATTACCGCTATTCAGATGGATATCAAGGTACATGGCCTGTCCCGCGACATTCTTCTGGCAGCATTGAAGCAGGCTCATGAAGGACGTCTCTTTATCCTTGGCAAGATTGCTGAATGCATTGATAAGCCTGCAGAACATCTTTCTGCATATGCTCCCAAAATTATTACTATCACAATTCCAGTTGAAAAGATTCGTGATGTTATCGGAAGCGGCGGAAAGACAATCAACAAAATCATCGCTGAAACCGGTGTCAAGATGGATGTTGAAGAAGATGGAAGAATTTACATCGCTTCTCCGGATGAGGACGCTGCCAACAAGGCGAGAAAGATCGTTGAATCCCTGACCAAGGAAGTCCAGGTGGGAGAAACATACCTGGGCAAAGTAACAAAGCTGATGAAATTTGGCGCATTTGTTGAAATTCTTCCGGGCAAAGAGGGCCTGGTTCATGTTTCCCAGCTCGCACTGCATCGTGTAGAGAAGCCGGAAGACGTCGTTAAAGAAGGCGATGAAATTATGGTTAAGGTAACTGAAATTGATGACAAAGGACGCATCAACCTTTCCAGAAAAGCACTCCTTCTGGAGAAAAAACAATGA
- the dut gene encoding dUTP diphosphatase, with product MSRIRGFEIVKAWEMKGIHLPERKTSKSSGYDLESAEDVILPSHKTTVLSTGLKAYMQEDEYLAVHIRSSLAIKHGIVLINSTGIIDADYYNNPDNEGHIMIAVYNTTDNAFTVNKGDRIAQGIFVKYYKADNDSADGTRTGGVGSTGT from the coding sequence ATGAGCCGTATCCGCGGATTTGAAATTGTAAAAGCTTGGGAAATGAAGGGAATCCACCTCCCTGAAAGAAAAACAAGCAAATCTTCCGGGTATGATTTGGAAAGTGCCGAGGACGTGATCCTTCCCTCGCACAAAACCACTGTTTTGTCTACCGGCCTGAAGGCATATATGCAGGAGGATGAATATCTCGCTGTCCATATCAGATCAAGCCTGGCTATCAAGCACGGAATTGTTCTTATTAACAGTACAGGAATTATAGACGCAGATTATTATAATAACCCTGACAATGAAGGGCATATTATGATTGCCGTATATAATACGACGGATAATGCGTTTACCGTCAATAAAGGCGATCGTATAGCGCAGGGAATATTTGTAAAGTATTATAAAGCAGACAATGACAGCGCAGATGGAACAAGAACTGGTGGAGTAGGAAGCACTGGAACTTAA
- a CDS encoding NUDIX hydrolase: MSVEIEKQLSRKEIYDGHIIHVCVDEIDLAGKKKIREVVLHSGASAIVPVTQNGGIIFVKQYRYPVQQALLEIPAGKMDPGETPEDCASREMEEEIGYQGSLTKLGMVYTTPGFSNEAIHLYLARDLVKTHQHLDEGEYLDIIEIPVKTVWEYVNKGLIQDAKTLSALAIACQYLK, from the coding sequence ATGAGTGTGGAAATAGAAAAACAGCTCTCACGTAAAGAAATTTATGATGGACATATCATCCACGTATGTGTGGATGAAATCGATTTAGCCGGGAAGAAGAAAATCCGGGAGGTTGTCCTCCACTCAGGCGCATCTGCCATTGTTCCTGTAACACAAAATGGCGGAATTATTTTTGTTAAACAATACCGCTACCCGGTGCAGCAGGCGCTTCTGGAAATTCCTGCAGGCAAAATGGATCCCGGTGAAACCCCGGAGGACTGTGCTTCCCGTGAAATGGAAGAAGAAATAGGATATCAGGGATCGTTGACAAAGCTTGGAATGGTATATACGACACCTGGTTTCAGTAATGAGGCTATACATCTTTACTTGGCGAGAGATCTTGTTAAAACACATCAGCATCTCGATGAAGGCGAATATCTTGATATTATTGAAATTCCGGTCAAAACCGTCTGGGAATATGTAAACAAGGGATTGATACAGGATGCCAAAACGCTTTCTGCTTTGGCAATTGCCTGCCAATATCTGAAGTAA
- the cobN gene encoding cobaltochelatase subunit CobN yields the protein MRSGVIYVTNHDRKYSSMKNACDELKTEGQISENCQALFIGDGEEWNFSLAAKLQNAGLVIVHLMKNAMNTPLWSECKNFLCDNKIPFFIDANDGDVQDSQFIDEDKLERFKLYCMYGGHENYKNLWLYAESYNDKSKKDPPAPKISPESGIYAPFNEDGFIAKTEDYLKACVKPDQVVIGLLFYRDEWIGDDLKYQNDFIEEAMRQGCSVIPVFANSQMGASKNEKSLSKAIHTFFMKDGKPLIDVLVSTMKFSLTGTGKTDVSTLKELNVPIIDAYTLLTPEADWKSNPEGMNAVEVSISAALPELDGIIHGVPIAGRIKENGLIEYRPIGERIKKIVSKVYKWGHLHRMKNSDKKVALIFHNFPAGNANIGSASGLDTMESAVLLLQKMQSEGYCVQQVPRSGADLLKLVNAHVTNDISMMTDKQYENSLKLSGENYRAFFSKLPDAVQKDMEHIWGKAPGDVMLDDEGNFLIPGFENGNIFITVQPSRQYGMDAVKLYHDPKIPPTHQYLAFYHWLSEVWKADAVIHLGTHGNLEWLPGKSVGLDDESYPDIAQNDLPNVYPYLMTITGEGIIAKRRSSACLIGHLPAPIAEAGTYDELSELEKALDEYAQLKKGNSDLSGIESRIRKLSAAAKLDEEVSYNETEPFSDYAARLHAYIEDLKDSEIHVGLHVLGKAPEGDLLVDCVLQILRLSNGEIPSIFDLWAEKYDLTLDEIQVHPNEIYKPLNITQSQLMEKIRLETRKVISCVIESIDQEKCIEKAMSLPGAQGSDVWMQKLEKLLKFVINELIPAIRRTSDEMTNTISALSGKYINPGPSGSPNTGGAGLLPSGRNFYGADPQTLPSPSGWNLGVKLGDRTIAKYIAEKGHYPENIGMVLWSGPNMRTFGQDIAEFLYLLGIKPVWQKGSLTVTGLEVIPIADLKRPRIDVTARISGLFRDTLPQISKLLDQAVMMAAEQNEGNDENFVRKHISNDAGILKEKGENETDAWRAASYRIFGNAPGTYGAGVNVILDTREWENTKDLADVYVRWGGHAFGKGADGCFEPELFKKQLARIDLTVKNEENPDSNIMSSDDYNAFHGGMIAAVKNLSGAAPESYVGDSTNRGNVKIRTVNEEVKRIFRSESMNPKYIKGLMEHGYKGASDLANRMAISFQWDATSDVMDDWMYEEYAEKYALDPEMKKWMEQVNPWALKNIAETLLEAEKRKMWNAKDSTKKELEKLYLSIEGTLEEDDDDED from the coding sequence ATGAGAAGCGGCGTTATATATGTAACTAACCATGATCGTAAGTATTCATCAATGAAGAATGCTTGTGATGAACTAAAGACCGAAGGCCAAATATCAGAAAACTGCCAGGCATTATTTATTGGAGACGGAGAGGAATGGAATTTCTCACTGGCTGCTAAACTGCAAAACGCTGGTTTAGTTATAGTCCATTTGATGAAAAATGCCATGAATACGCCTCTATGGAGTGAATGCAAGAATTTTTTATGTGATAATAAGATTCCTTTTTTTATTGATGCTAATGATGGAGACGTACAGGACAGCCAGTTTATAGATGAAGATAAGCTGGAACGGTTTAAACTCTATTGCATGTATGGCGGTCATGAAAACTATAAGAATCTTTGGCTTTATGCAGAATCATATAATGATAAAAGTAAAAAGGATCCACCTGCACCTAAAATATCTCCGGAATCAGGTATCTATGCACCTTTTAACGAAGATGGTTTTATAGCGAAAACAGAAGATTACTTAAAAGCATGTGTCAAACCAGATCAGGTTGTTATAGGTCTCTTATTTTACAGGGACGAATGGATTGGTGATGATTTAAAGTACCAGAATGATTTCATCGAGGAAGCAATGAGACAGGGATGTTCTGTAATTCCTGTTTTTGCTAACAGCCAGATGGGGGCCTCTAAAAATGAAAAATCCTTATCAAAGGCGATTCATACTTTCTTCATGAAAGACGGGAAACCATTAATTGACGTTTTAGTGAGCACAATGAAGTTTTCTTTGACTGGAACTGGGAAGACAGATGTAAGTACATTAAAGGAACTGAATGTTCCTATTATTGATGCTTATACACTCCTAACACCTGAAGCGGATTGGAAATCAAATCCGGAAGGAATGAATGCTGTCGAAGTATCTATTTCGGCTGCTCTGCCTGAACTTGATGGCATTATCCACGGAGTGCCTATTGCAGGAAGAATCAAGGAAAATGGACTTATCGAATATCGCCCAATTGGTGAACGCATAAAGAAAATCGTATCAAAGGTATACAAATGGGGTCATCTTCACAGGATGAAGAACAGCGATAAAAAAGTCGCTTTGATTTTTCATAATTTCCCTGCGGGTAATGCGAATATCGGCAGTGCTTCCGGGCTGGATACTATGGAAAGTGCCGTCCTTCTGCTTCAGAAAATGCAAAGCGAGGGATATTGTGTGCAACAGGTTCCCCGCTCGGGCGCAGATCTTCTGAAGTTAGTAAACGCTCATGTAACGAATGATATTTCGATGATGACGGATAAGCAGTATGAAAATTCTTTGAAACTTTCCGGTGAAAATTATCGTGCTTTTTTCTCTAAACTTCCAGATGCAGTACAGAAGGACATGGAACATATATGGGGAAAAGCACCCGGGGACGTCATGCTGGATGATGAAGGTAATTTCCTGATTCCCGGATTTGAAAATGGAAATATATTCATAACAGTCCAGCCATCGAGGCAGTATGGGATGGATGCGGTCAAACTGTATCATGATCCTAAAATACCCCCGACGCATCAGTATCTGGCATTTTATCATTGGTTAAGTGAAGTTTGGAAGGCTGATGCGGTCATTCATTTGGGAACTCATGGAAATCTTGAGTGGCTTCCAGGGAAGAGTGTAGGTTTGGATGATGAAAGTTATCCTGATATTGCGCAGAATGATCTTCCTAATGTATATCCTTACTTAATGACCATTACTGGTGAAGGAATTATTGCCAAAAGGCGTTCCTCAGCATGCTTGATTGGACATCTCCCTGCTCCTATTGCAGAAGCAGGAACTTATGATGAATTGTCCGAATTGGAAAAGGCTTTAGATGAATATGCTCAGCTTAAAAAAGGAAATTCGGATTTAAGTGGTATTGAATCTCGAATAAGAAAACTGTCTGCAGCCGCTAAACTTGATGAAGAGGTATCCTATAACGAAACCGAACCATTCTCTGATTATGCTGCCCGTTTGCATGCGTATATTGAGGATCTGAAAGACAGCGAAATCCACGTGGGACTCCATGTGCTTGGGAAAGCTCCGGAGGGAGATTTACTAGTTGACTGCGTATTGCAGATATTGAGATTGTCTAACGGAGAGATTCCATCTATTTTTGACTTATGGGCAGAAAAATATGATTTGACGCTGGATGAGATTCAGGTACATCCAAATGAAATTTACAAACCTCTGAACATTACTCAAAGCCAGTTAATGGAGAAAATCCGCCTGGAAACAAGAAAAGTCATTTCCTGTGTAATAGAATCCATAGATCAAGAGAAATGCATTGAAAAAGCTATGAGCCTGCCAGGTGCACAAGGCAGCGATGTATGGATGCAGAAACTCGAGAAGCTGCTTAAGTTTGTCATCAATGAGCTTATTCCGGCAATTCGCAGGACTTCAGATGAAATGACGAATACGATTTCCGCATTATCCGGAAAATATATTAATCCAGGACCTTCCGGCTCGCCTAATACAGGAGGAGCAGGACTGCTCCCTTCAGGAAGAAATTTCTATGGCGCTGATCCGCAGACGCTCCCTTCTCCTTCCGGATGGAATTTAGGCGTGAAGCTCGGGGATAGGACCATTGCAAAGTATATTGCAGAAAAAGGACATTATCCGGAAAACATAGGGATGGTTTTGTGGTCCGGTCCAAATATGAGAACATTCGGTCAGGATATTGCTGAATTCTTGTACTTGTTGGGGATTAAGCCCGTCTGGCAGAAAGGCAGCTTAACGGTTACAGGTTTAGAGGTTATACCTATTGCTGATTTGAAGAGACCTAGAATAGATGTTACTGCGAGAATCAGTGGTCTTTTCCGGGATACGCTTCCACAAATTTCAAAACTGCTTGATCAGGCAGTTATGATGGCAGCAGAACAAAATGAAGGAAATGATGAAAATTTCGTAAGAAAGCATATAAGTAATGATGCCGGGATTCTTAAAGAGAAAGGGGAAAACGAGACTGACGCATGGAGAGCGGCATCCTATAGAATATTCGGAAATGCTCCGGGTACGTATGGTGCAGGCGTTAATGTAATTCTTGATACCCGTGAATGGGAAAATACAAAAGATCTCGCAGATGTATATGTCAGGTGGGGAGGACATGCTTTCGGAAAAGGAGCTGACGGCTGTTTTGAGCCTGAACTTTTTAAAAAGCAGCTTGCACGGATAGATCTGACTGTTAAAAATGAAGAGAATCCTGACAGCAATATTATGAGTTCAGACGATTACAATGCGTTCCATGGAGGTATGATTGCTGCCGTGAAAAATCTTTCCGGCGCAGCACCAGAGTCATATGTGGGCGACAGTACCAATCGCGGCAATGTCAAGATCCGTACAGTCAATGAAGAGGTCAAACGTATTTTCAGAAGTGAATCCATGAATCCTAAGTATATCAAGGGACTCATGGAACATGGATATAAAGGTGCATCGGACCTTGCCAACAGAATGGCAATCAGCTTCCAGTGGGATGCTACCAGTGATGTAATGGATGACTGGATGTATGAGGAATATGCCGAAAAGTATGCTTTAGATCCAGAAATGAAAAAGTGGATGGAACAGGTAAATCCCTGGGCATTGAAAAACATAGCAGAGACACTTTTAGAGGCAGAAAAACGTAAAATGTGGAACGCTAAAGATAGTACGAAAAAAGAGCTGGAAAAATTGTACTTGTCAATTGAAGGAACTCTTGAAGAAGATGACGATGATGAGGATTAA
- a CDS encoding ATP-binding protein — protein sequence MKRRDVFPFTAIIGQDMMKLALELNVINPRLGGVLVQGEKGTAKSTAVRALADLLPPRKCIDGCRYNDDPDDRSNWCDDCTEKYADMEPPVKMQSMKVIELPVSATEDRVVGTLDIEAAIKTGNKSFEPGILADANRNILYVDEINLLDDHVVDVLLDSAAMGINTIEREGISYSHPARFSLVGTMNPEEGDIRPQLLDRFALSVKVAGEQDPEKRAEIIKRRLSYENNPEEFVNNWKEEQEKEVNRIERAMDLLPRISTPDDMLLVAAKIAIILKVDGHRADITLIKTAETIAALEGHLEVTKDDIRKASRLALPHRMRRRPFEEQELDWSEVDKVIDDEA from the coding sequence ATGAAAAGAAGAGATGTATTTCCTTTTACTGCCATTATCGGGCAGGATATGATGAAGCTGGCTTTGGAACTGAACGTGATTAATCCAAGACTGGGAGGCGTATTGGTTCAGGGGGAAAAAGGGACAGCAAAATCCACAGCTGTCAGAGCTTTGGCGGATTTGCTTCCACCCAGGAAGTGCATAGATGGATGCCGATACAATGATGATCCTGACGATAGATCCAATTGGTGTGATGATTGCACTGAAAAATATGCGGATATGGAACCACCGGTGAAAATGCAGTCAATGAAAGTCATTGAACTTCCTGTGAGTGCCACAGAAGACAGAGTTGTAGGTACTTTGGATATTGAAGCTGCTATTAAAACAGGAAATAAATCATTCGAACCGGGGATTCTTGCCGATGCAAACCGTAATATTTTATATGTTGATGAAATTAATTTGCTGGATGACCATGTAGTTGATGTTCTTCTTGATTCTGCAGCTATGGGAATTAATACAATTGAAAGAGAAGGCATTTCCTATTCTCATCCTGCACGTTTCTCTTTAGTTGGTACGATGAATCCGGAAGAAGGCGATATTCGTCCACAGCTCCTTGACCGTTTTGCGCTATCTGTAAAAGTTGCTGGTGAACAGGATCCGGAGAAGAGAGCTGAAATTATAAAACGACGTCTTTCTTACGAGAACAATCCGGAAGAATTCGTTAACAATTGGAAAGAAGAGCAGGAAAAAGAAGTAAATCGTATTGAACGAGCTATGGATCTTCTTCCGCGTATTTCAACCCCGGATGACATGCTGCTGGTTGCAGCGAAAATAGCCATTATCTTAAAGGTAGATGGACACAGAGCTGACATTACGTTAATTAAAACTGCAGAGACCATAGCTGCTTTAGAAGGGCATCTAGAAGTTACAAAGGATGATATAAGAAAAGCATCACGTCTGGCATTGCCGCACCGCATGAGGAGACGTCCATTTGAGGAACAAGAGCTTGATTGGTCAGAAGTAGATAAGGTTATAGATGATGAAGCGTAA
- a CDS encoding VWA domain-containing protein, with protein MMKRNVYPFSAIIGMEKAKKAILITLVNPHAGGLIISGKSGSGKSTLMRGARDLIDDPWVELPVSATEDRILGSVDTEKAVKTGDRVLLPGLIDEADQGILYIDDVNLLQSDLLSIVLDIQQNGSYKLERDGLSIERRSRFTILSVMNPDGGSIASSALDRFGLFVSIEETEEIKEREEIIRRVLEFENNGIEFRNKWSDENDERRERIKHARVILPEVECPDAMIQLAAVYSLKANVSGHRADIYLIEAAKAIAAMYGRKFIIPKDIEEAAEFVLPHRMRKSTDPEKDSTPETKQNENQTQDEPDKPKNNEPLPPKENDINPDQLSDMRDELNSDDSESEDNTANAPAPQDDQVDQADLSVALPPIWIQPQRLKLKKSGDGKREFVLTDKKQGRYVRSKLPRGKVSDIAFDATLRAAAPYQKARHLSNKDLAFVITGKDLRDKVREKRTGHVFLFVVDASGSMGAKKRMSIVKGVIFKMLLEAYQKRDRVGMIAFRKRKAEVLLPITRSVEFAQKKLADLPTGGKTPLASGIQKAEDVLDLLYRQEPSQEPVVIFITDGRATVGLNADSDPVADALKEGARLRKRNLPIAVIDTESGYIRLGLAEKLADIMGATYFHVDKLSEDSLLHIWRTTTED; from the coding sequence ATGATGAAGCGTAATGTATATCCTTTTTCTGCCATAATCGGTATGGAAAAGGCTAAGAAAGCTATTTTGATTACCCTGGTAAATCCTCATGCCGGAGGACTTATTATATCTGGGAAAAGTGGATCAGGGAAATCCACTTTGATGCGCGGGGCAAGAGATCTGATTGATGATCCCTGGGTTGAACTGCCTGTCAGCGCAACGGAAGACCGTATTCTGGGGTCTGTAGATACAGAAAAGGCGGTTAAAACAGGAGACCGGGTTCTTCTCCCCGGCTTGATTGATGAAGCGGATCAGGGAATTCTTTATATAGATGATGTAAATCTCCTGCAATCGGATTTATTGTCAATTGTTTTGGATATTCAACAAAATGGCAGTTATAAACTGGAACGGGATGGATTGTCTATAGAGAGGAGATCCCGCTTTACTATCTTGTCAGTCATGAATCCTGATGGGGGATCCATCGCTTCATCAGCTTTAGATCGTTTTGGGCTTTTCGTAAGCATTGAAGAGACTGAAGAAATCAAGGAACGGGAAGAGATTATACGCCGTGTCTTGGAGTTTGAAAATAATGGAATTGAATTTAGAAATAAATGGTCTGATGAAAACGATGAGCGGAGAGAAAGAATAAAGCATGCAAGGGTAATTTTGCCAGAGGTTGAGTGTCCGGATGCTATGATTCAGCTTGCTGCCGTATATTCCTTGAAAGCGAATGTGTCCGGCCATAGAGCTGATATCTATTTGATTGAAGCGGCTAAAGCAATTGCCGCTATGTATGGCCGTAAATTTATTATTCCTAAGGATATTGAAGAAGCCGCCGAATTTGTTTTGCCTCATAGAATGAGAAAAAGTACAGATCCAGAAAAAGACAGCACCCCGGAGACAAAGCAAAATGAGAACCAAACACAGGACGAGCCAGATAAACCTAAGAATAATGAACCGCTTCCCCCAAAAGAAAATGATATAAATCCAGATCAGTTAAGTGACATGCGGGATGAACTAAATAGTGATGATAGTGAATCAGAAGATAATACAGCAAATGCCCCTGCACCTCAGGATGATCAGGTTGACCAGGCAGATCTGAGTGTGGCACTGCCTCCTATATGGATTCAGCCCCAGAGGTTGAAGCTTAAGAAAAGCGGGGATGGGAAACGCGAATTTGTATTAACGGATAAGAAACAAGGAAGATACGTAAGATCGAAACTCCCCAGAGGGAAAGTCTCTGACATCGCTTTTGACGCCACCCTTAGAGCAGCGGCACCCTATCAAAAGGCGCGGCATCTGTCAAATAAGGATCTGGCATTTGTCATCACTGGAAAAGATCTTAGAGATAAGGTAAGAGAAAAACGTACGGGACATGTATTTTTATTCGTTGTTGACGCCAGTGGTTCAATGGGTGCCAAAAAGCGGATGAGCATCGTTAAGGGTGTTATCTTCAAGATGCTGCTTGAGGCATATCAGAAGAGAGACAGAGTGGGCATGATCGCTTTCCGGAAACGCAAAGCTGAAGTCCTGCTTCCCATAACCAGAAGTGTTGAATTCGCACAGAAAAAATTAGCCGATCTTCCTACAGGCGGGAAAACTCCCCTGGCAAGCGGTATTCAGAAAGCAGAAGATGTATTGGACCTGCTCTACCGTCAGGAACCTTCACAGGAGCCTGTAGTGATTTTTATAACAGATGGAAGGGCGACAGTTGGTTTGAACGCTGATTCAGATCCTGTAGCAGATGCATTGAAGGAAGGAGCACGTTTAAGAAAGAGAAATTTGCCAATTGCTGTCATAGATACAGAAAGTGGTTATATCAGGCTTGGGCTGGCTGAAAAATTAGCAGATATCATGGGAGCCACTTATTTTCATGTAGATAAGCTGTCTGAAGATTCCCTGCTGCATATCTGGAGAACGACAACAGAGGATTGA